A single window of Scylla paramamosain isolate STU-SP2022 chromosome 41, ASM3559412v1, whole genome shotgun sequence DNA harbors:
- the LOC135093095 gene encoding SET domain-containing protein SmydA-8-like, whose product MAEGGGVCEVCRKPAKQFCSSCRSVFYCSRDCQKQDWKTHKTRCKPYVIQNHPVFGRHMVATRDIRAGEVILREVPVVVGPKQRSPPLCLGCHRPPDGSYCCPSCHYPLCGPPCRASPVHKRECAVLSQAKTRLTVDRFDMPHPAYECITPLRCLLLREADPRQWEVVSQLQDHSEAVKASELHGLIQRNTVDFLRGFMRYEGASEAEIYRMCGVVVVNSFEVRHHGSRVRGLYPQAAMLAHQCVPNTKHAFDANLTMILRATVVIRKGTPITATYTNTFWNTMQRRKQLKISKCFLCTCQRCADPSELGTHFGTLLCGECGTGFVQPTKPLDLHSDWTCSKCGVVVMAKTVFWGDQILHKELKGLDQTSAGPFEEFLDHYKKALHPGHRFLIEAKYALVKIYGNSPEHRYRDLSREQLENKVKYCRELLQVVEVLAPGQSLLRGTLLLELQAGLVALARLLLSNDVITQDDSRDYMTEAVKHLKEASEILRHEPEMDEGGLDQKLKKLSEELDV is encoded by the exons ATGGCGGAAGGCGGTGGAGTGTGCGAGGTGTGTCGGAAGCCAGCCAAACAGTTCTGTTCCTCCTGCCGCAGCGTGTTCTACTGCAGCAGGGATTGTCAAAAGCAGGATTGGAAGACTCACAAGACACGATGCAAGCCCTACGTCATCCAGAACCATCCTGTTTTTGGCAG ACACATGGTAGCCACAAGGGACATCAGGGCAGGTGAGGTCATCCTGCGGgaggtgccggtggtggtggggccCAAGCAGCGCTCCCCTCCCCTCTGTTTGGGCTGCCACCGCCCCCCAGATGGTTCCTACTGCTGCCCCTCCTGCCACTACCCTCTCTGTGGCCCCCCCTGCAGAGCCTCCCCAGTGCACAAG CGAGAGTGTGCAGTGCTGTCCCAGGCCAAGACCAGACTGACAGTGGACCGGTTTGACATGCCGCACCCTGCCTATGAGTGTATTACCCCCCTGCGCTGCCTGCTGCTGAGGGAGGCCGACCCCCGGCAGTGGGAGGTTGTGAGTCAGCTACAGGACCACAGTGAGGCAGTGAAGGCCAGTGAACTGCACGGCTTGATTCAGCGCAACACTGTCGACTTCCTCAG GGGCTTCATGCGGTATGAGGGGGCCAGCGAGGCAGAGATCTACCGCAtgtgtggcgtggtggtggtgaacagcTTCGAGGTTCGGCACCATGGCAGCCGGGTGAGGGGGCTGTACCCCCAGGCTGCCATGTTGGCCCACCAGTGTGTCCCCAATACCAAGCACGCCTTTGATGCCAACCTGACCATGATCCTGCGAGCCACAGTGGTCATCAGGAAGGGGACACCCATCACTGCCACCTATACCAACACCTTCTGGAACACTATGCAGCGACGGAAACAACTCAAG ATCAGCAAATGTTTCCTCTGCACGTGCCAGCGCTGTGCCGACCCCAGTGAGCTTGGCACCCACTTTGGCACCCTCTTGTGTGGCGAGTGTGGCACCGGCTTTGTGCAGCCCACCAAACCCCTTGACCTGCACTCTGACTGGACCTGTAGCAAGTGTGGTGTGGTAGTAATGGCTAAgacg GTGTTCTGGGGTGACCAGATCTTGCACAAGGAGCTAAAGGGGCTTGACCAGACCAGTGCAGGGCCCTTTGAGGAATTCCTTGACCACTACAAGAAGGCACTACACCCCGGCCATCGCTTTCTGATAGAGGCTAAATATGCGCTGGTGAAGATTTATGGAAATTCACCTGAACATCGATACAGAg ACCTGAGCCGGGAACAGCTGGAGAACAAGGTCAAGTACTGCCGAGAACTGctgcaggtggtggaggtgttggcGCCGGGCCAGTCCCTGCTGCGGGGCACACTACTGCTGGAACTGCAAGCCGGCCTGGTGGCCCTCGCCCGGCTGCTGCTGTCCAATGATGTTATCACCCAGGATGACTCCAGG gactACATGACAGAGGCCGTGAAGCACCTGAAGGAGGCGTCAGAGATCCTGAGACATGAACCAGAGATGGATGAGGGTGGGCTGGACCAGAAGCTAAAGAAACTGTCTGAGGAACTTGATGTGTGA
- the LOC135093094 gene encoding SET domain-containing protein SmydA-8-like isoform X2, whose product MILSEAPLVIGPRQDSEPLCLGCYRRTSGDYRCSQCSWPLCGRQCEASPDHQPECRVTRAAGITISLQQVPGSPSHPYELVMPLRCLVVAGQGGAEAQRWRTCTARLNTTRLHSSTTQHQQQQLQLEQEHIQQLQQVATALRDTFRLHSCPGVDSSDASIVTILSLLQLNQVPTKMPYAEVMALYPMASLVSHSCMPNTKPQWKDGKLTLLASDPIAKGDPITGLYTDILWGTRARRDHLRHTRHVNCSCRRCSDPTELDTNFSALVCRRCRKNVLPSNPLDDTAPWVCCGCGLQVSVEEALALSLALGAAVEEALGNPTITSLEALQGEWLKKVHPNHYHLHAVKHSLLQLYARTQEKADNGDKDDTHWQEIAKKEAACKEFLTVCSRLDPSTAHTAHCVGLTFYEYHKTILQSAQRHFALNRISRQQLKKRMLLSKALLKKTMDIFRDEAPDTPEGQLCHTCEEEVIRIGKWMLAVGLV is encoded by the exons ATGATCCTGAGTGAGGCGCCCTTGGTGATTGGCCCCAGGCAGGACTCGGAGCCCCTGTGTCTCGGCTGCTACAGGAGGACCTCGGGGGActacag ATGTTCCCAGTGCTCATGGCCGCTGTGTGGCCGGCAGTGTGAGGCCAGCCCTGACCACCAGCCAGAGTGTAGGGTCACCAGGGCAGCCGGGATCACCATCTCCCTCCAGCAGGTCCCCGGGTCACCAAGCCATCCCTATGAACTGGTCATGCCACTCag GTGCCTGGTggtggcggggcagggcggggcggaggCACAGCGGTGGAGAACCTGTACTGCGCGGCTCAACACCACACGCCTGCATTCctccaccacacaacaccagcagcagcaactacaGCTGGAGCAAGAGCACAtccagcagctgcagcaggTGGCCACAGCACTGCGGGACACTTTCAGACTACACAGCTGCCCGGGAGTTGATTCCTCTGACGCCTCAATTGTGACT ATCCTAAGCCTCCTGCAGCTGAACCAAGTGCCCACTAAGATGCCGTATGCTGAGGTGATGGCACTCTACCCCATGGCATCTCTTGTCAGTCACTCCTGTATGCCCAACACTAAGCCACAGTGGAAG GATGGGAAGTTGACCCTGCTAGCCTCGGACCCAATAGCAAAAGGAGACCCCATCACCGGTCTCTACACAGACATCCTATGGGGCACACGGGCGCGCAGGGACCACCTCCGACACACCAGGCATGTTAACTGTAGCTGTCGTCGCTGCTCTGACCCCACTGAGCTCGACACAAATTTCTCTGCTCTTGTCTGTCGCCGATGCAGAAAGAATGTGCTGCCATCCAACCCACTTGATGACACTGCGCCCTGGGTGTGTTGCGGGTGTggcctgcag GTAAGTGTGGAGGAGGCACTGGCCCTGAGTCTGGCCCTGGGTGCTGCAGTGGAGGAGGCTCTGGGGAACCCGACCATCACCAGCCTGGAGGCCCTGCAGGGGGAGTGGCTGAAGAAAGTGCATCCCAACCACTACCACCTGCATGCCGTCAAACACTCCCTGCTGCAGCTGTACGCCAGGACGCAGGAGAAGGCAGACAATGGGGACAAGGATGACACACACTGGCAG GAGATTGCCAAGAAGGAAGCAGCTTGCAAGGAGTTCCTGACAGTATGCTCTCGCCTGGACCCCTCTACTGCCCACACCGCCCACTGTGTTGGCCTCACCTTCTACGAGTACCACAAAACCATCCTGCAGAGCGCCCAGAGACACTTCGCCCTCAACCGCATCTCCCGCCAACAGCTGAAGAAACGCATGCTTCTCTCCAAGGCGTTGCTGAAGAAAACCATGGACATTTTTCGAGATGAGGCCCCAGACACACCAGAGGGGCAGCTGTGTCACAcgtgtgaggaggaggtgatacgGATTGGGAAGTGGATGCTGGCTGTGGGGCTGGTGTGA
- the LOC135093094 gene encoding SET domain-containing protein SmydA-8-like isoform X1: MGGGACGWCGKEAETRCTGCKEVFYCSRACQKEGWVAHKDACRPFTVTKRKDVGRLLVASRDLEVGEMILSEAPLVIGPRQDSEPLCLGCYRRTSGDYRCSQCSWPLCGRQCEASPDHQPECRVTRAAGITISLQQVPGSPSHPYELVMPLRCLVVAGQGGAEAQRWRTCTARLNTTRLHSSTTQHQQQQLQLEQEHIQQLQQVATALRDTFRLHSCPGVDSSDASIVTILSLLQLNQVPTKMPYAEVMALYPMASLVSHSCMPNTKPQWKDGKLTLLASDPIAKGDPITGLYTDILWGTRARRDHLRHTRHVNCSCRRCSDPTELDTNFSALVCRRCRKNVLPSNPLDDTAPWVCCGCGLQVSVEEALALSLALGAAVEEALGNPTITSLEALQGEWLKKVHPNHYHLHAVKHSLLQLYARTQEKADNGDKDDTHWQEIAKKEAACKEFLTVCSRLDPSTAHTAHCVGLTFYEYHKTILQSAQRHFALNRISRQQLKKRMLLSKALLKKTMDIFRDEAPDTPEGQLCHTCEEEVIRIGKWMLAVGLV, from the exons GTGACCAAGAGGAAGGATGTGGGTCGTCTGCTGGTGGCCTCACGTGACCTGGAAGTGGGGGAGATGATCCTGAGTGAGGCGCCCTTGGTGATTGGCCCCAGGCAGGACTCGGAGCCCCTGTGTCTCGGCTGCTACAGGAGGACCTCGGGGGActacag ATGTTCCCAGTGCTCATGGCCGCTGTGTGGCCGGCAGTGTGAGGCCAGCCCTGACCACCAGCCAGAGTGTAGGGTCACCAGGGCAGCCGGGATCACCATCTCCCTCCAGCAGGTCCCCGGGTCACCAAGCCATCCCTATGAACTGGTCATGCCACTCag GTGCCTGGTggtggcggggcagggcggggcggaggCACAGCGGTGGAGAACCTGTACTGCGCGGCTCAACACCACACGCCTGCATTCctccaccacacaacaccagcagcagcaactacaGCTGGAGCAAGAGCACAtccagcagctgcagcaggTGGCCACAGCACTGCGGGACACTTTCAGACTACACAGCTGCCCGGGAGTTGATTCCTCTGACGCCTCAATTGTGACT ATCCTAAGCCTCCTGCAGCTGAACCAAGTGCCCACTAAGATGCCGTATGCTGAGGTGATGGCACTCTACCCCATGGCATCTCTTGTCAGTCACTCCTGTATGCCCAACACTAAGCCACAGTGGAAG GATGGGAAGTTGACCCTGCTAGCCTCGGACCCAATAGCAAAAGGAGACCCCATCACCGGTCTCTACACAGACATCCTATGGGGCACACGGGCGCGCAGGGACCACCTCCGACACACCAGGCATGTTAACTGTAGCTGTCGTCGCTGCTCTGACCCCACTGAGCTCGACACAAATTTCTCTGCTCTTGTCTGTCGCCGATGCAGAAAGAATGTGCTGCCATCCAACCCACTTGATGACACTGCGCCCTGGGTGTGTTGCGGGTGTggcctgcag GTAAGTGTGGAGGAGGCACTGGCCCTGAGTCTGGCCCTGGGTGCTGCAGTGGAGGAGGCTCTGGGGAACCCGACCATCACCAGCCTGGAGGCCCTGCAGGGGGAGTGGCTGAAGAAAGTGCATCCCAACCACTACCACCTGCATGCCGTCAAACACTCCCTGCTGCAGCTGTACGCCAGGACGCAGGAGAAGGCAGACAATGGGGACAAGGATGACACACACTGGCAG GAGATTGCCAAGAAGGAAGCAGCTTGCAAGGAGTTCCTGACAGTATGCTCTCGCCTGGACCCCTCTACTGCCCACACCGCCCACTGTGTTGGCCTCACCTTCTACGAGTACCACAAAACCATCCTGCAGAGCGCCCAGAGACACTTCGCCCTCAACCGCATCTCCCGCCAACAGCTGAAGAAACGCATGCTTCTCTCCAAGGCGTTGCTGAAGAAAACCATGGACATTTTTCGAGATGAGGCCCCAGACACACCAGAGGGGCAGCTGTGTCACAcgtgtgaggaggaggtgatacgGATTGGGAAGTGGATGCTGGCTGTGGGGCTGGTGTGA